The following proteins come from a genomic window of Candidatus Zixiibacteriota bacterium:
- the ispD gene encoding 2-C-methyl-D-erythritol 4-phosphate cytidylyltransferase produces MNVRAIIAAGGRGERVGGSLPKQFIEIKKKPLLVYTVENFEKCELIDEIMLVVPEEYVGLCSYQVVDVFNFRKIRKIISGGKERRDSVYKALLSLPGNTDIVTIHDGVRPFISIEKIIKSIEMCKEDKAVILALPINETVKRVEDKSVITTLDREKLWVAQTPQTFEYKLILEAYKKAMEDGFIGTDDSSLVERLGFKVKVLEGEYENIKITTPEDLALAEKILER; encoded by the coding sequence ATGAATGTAAGAGCGATCATTGCGGCCGGGGGTAGGGGAGAAAGGGTTGGAGGTAGTTTACCCAAACAGTTTATCGAAATTAAAAAGAAACCACTGCTGGTTTACACAGTTGAGAATTTCGAGAAATGTGAGCTGATTGATGAGATAATGTTAGTTGTGCCGGAGGAGTACGTAGGACTTTGCTCCTATCAGGTCGTGGATGTATTTAATTTCAGGAAAATAAGGAAAATCATATCCGGTGGGAAAGAAAGGCGGGATTCGGTTTATAAAGCTCTTTTATCTTTGCCGGGAAATACGGATATAGTCACGATTCACGATGGAGTCAGACCATTTATCTCAATAGAGAAAATCATTAAGTCTATCGAGATGTGTAAGGAGGATAAGGCGGTTATTTTGGCTCTGCCGATAAATGAGACGGTCAAAAGGGTCGAAGATAAATCTGTCATTACCACTTTGGATCGGGAAAAACTATGGGTGGCTCAGACTCCCCAGACCTTTGAATATAAGTTGATTCTGGAGGCATATAAAAAAGCCATGGAGGATGGTTTCATTGGAACTGACGATTCTTCTTTAGTTGAAAGATTGGGATTTAAGGTGAAAGTTCTGGAAGGAGAATACGAGAATATCAAAATCACAACACCGGAGGATCTGGCTTTGGCGGAAAAGATTTTGGAAAGATAA
- the ispF gene encoding 2-C-methyl-D-erythritol 2,4-cyclodiphosphate synthase: MFKIGFGYDAHRLVKGRDLILGGVKIPYKKGLLGYSDADVLCHSIGNAILGALALGDLGKHFPDTDKRYKGISSLKLLSLIKGKIKKAEILHIDSMIVAEEPKMAKYIDKMRKNIAESLSISKDKVSVKATTTEGMGFAGRKEGIEAYAVVLLLQGRR; the protein is encoded by the coding sequence ATGTTTAAAATAGGCTTCGGTTATGATGCTCACAGATTAGTAAAGGGAAGGGATTTGATCTTGGGTGGGGTTAAGATTCCTTATAAAAAGGGGCTTCTAGGTTATTCGGATGCGGATGTTCTTTGCCATTCAATTGGGAATGCTATCCTTGGTGCTTTAGCCCTGGGTGATTTAGGTAAGCATTTTCCAGACACGGATAAACGTTACAAGGGTATTTCGAGTCTAAAGCTTCTGTCATTAATCAAAGGAAAGATAAAGAAAGCCGAGATTTTGCATATCGATTCGATGATCGTGGCAGAGGAGCCGAAGATGGCGAAATATATTGATAAAATGAGAAAAAATATCGCCGAATCATTGAGCATATCCAAAGATAAGGTTTCGGTTAAAGCGACAACGACTGAAGGAATGGGGTTTGCAGGAAGGAAAGAAGGGATAGAGGCATATGCGGTAGTACTGTTGCTACAAGGTCGTAGGTGA